Part of the Anopheles gambiae chromosome 3, idAnoGambNW_F1_1, whole genome shotgun sequence genome is shown below.
ACATGTATTCCAAGGTATTTGCATGAGCGATTCTTGTGCGTTTGCAGGTGTTTTCTATAATCTTTCGTCCTTTGTAGATCATTGTTGTTCTGGCCCTTGTCGCCGCCGTCAGTGCTCAAAGCCACTACGGACATCAACAACACTACCAGCCCCAGCACTACCATCACGAAGAGGAGCATCACGGACCAGTGCACTACGAATATAACTACGATGTGCATGATGACCACACCGGTGATGTTCACGGCCAGAAGGAGGCTCGTAAAGACGACTCTACTCAGGGCGAGTACTACCTGATCGATGCCGATGGTCACAAGCGTACCGTCACGTACCACGTTGAGGGCAAGAGCGGATTCATCGCGGAGGTGCACCGTGAGCCGATCAAGGGATACCAGGCACCGCAGCCCCAGCACCACCAATATCAGCCGCATCATGGAGCGTCCGTTCATCAAAATAACCATTATTagaaacaaaatattgaattagAGTATTACTCGAATATTTCAAACGTTCTTTTTGATCAATTGTTTGCTTAATGTGTGTAAGTGAAAGAAAACTAGAAAAATAACGAATaatggggtcctttccgttgtGAGTTCGCAGGCTGAAATTTTaacctgtcagctgtttgcattgtatagcaattttcgagcagctatctatgTGAGTTTAATATACAGGTTGGCTTATCTCAAGATGTATGAAtatagaaggctgatttttatcgcttctgcttctgaatgaagattttaagagtgttttgagtattcgtcaagcctcaagaaagcttgtttgaacaaaagttttcatccatcctgtcaaaaaatgatattcaaatttagttataaaaaaacatagtatgagaccacctggactacatacactttgactttagattccaccacgtgatctctttaatgcaccttgggataaaagtagacaacaccgtgttttcgagcaggtactcgaatctaattctagctttgaggctagaataatctagactgaaaattgcagccgagttttgtgtgtggttttgtatggagtgtttacatgatttcagcctccaactgtcaaactccatacaaaaaactaactagaatcgtgaagggtccCAATAATGATGATAGTCTGAAATTTAACGGCACATAAATGTAAAGGCAAATAACCCATACCCATACGTTTATTTTATTGGTTGACGAATAATAATGCGTCTTCGAATTCCGAACCCTGAAAGCATACTTGTCTTGCTTTTTGCAGGAAGAGAATCCAATTTACCTGTGTCATCCGATGGAGACCAATGAAATTGATGCTAAGTCGGAAGGACACTTTTAAGATTCGCCTTGAGTGAAACCTGAAACTGCAGCACGATGCTTTTGAACGGTGACGTTTCGCGGTACTGCAGAACTTAAACACATGAACACGGAAAACTTTCTAGGACACAAAACCAGCGGCAGTGCCATTCAAATATACATCAATCTTGTCTTATTTTCCTCATTAATCAATAacttttattgtattttgtcATACTCCTGTGTTACTATtactattgttttattttgtatagTTGTTTTTTCCTAGTTGGCATCattctgttttttctttcataaatctttacctatgttttctttgttcatggtgttatgttgttgattttttagaTTATATTTTAGGTTGATTGCTATTCTTACGTTGATGAATCATTATTAATCCGAATGTTTATAATGTAAACACAGatagaacaataaaatattacaaatcATACACCAGCCAGATTTTAAACCCTTTTTGATACATATATCTATGTTGAATGAGTTAAGTTTATTCAGCTGTGTAGAGTCAAAccattgaaaataaaataaaataaatgaaataaaattgtcAATTCGAGTTACATTTCTTAACATGGTCGATACAAgaatgtgatttttttgtatctaGAATgacaaaatcaatcaaatttattatGTGCCATTTgggaaattttaaataaaacgaatgtacaacatgattttttggttcaTGGTATGAAACCATTTAAAGTGTTATTAAAATTCATCAGTATCAGTAATCAAAAAAGCTTCCTTTCGAATTGTCTCTCTGAATAGCTTATCTTTATTGatcctttatttaaaattcatcCCACCTATAATCATTATCCTTATCTAATGACGAGGTTAATCTGGCAGTTTGGCTGATAGATgtgcacaacaaaaaatataagcTTGCTCAAAAGATGCATGTACCTGCATCATAACCTTGACAATCAACTATTTTAAGTAGACATGCTTCCTGTTTGATGTcatttttgcataaaacaacaaccagtGAAACGTGGACTCAAGTGTCTATATCGTAATATGTGATTATATAATCCTTCAACTCGGTGCTACTATTCCTTTCACATTAACCAGACCATACAACTGGTGCGTTTCTTTTCAGTAGTTTGAAATCGAACGAACGAATCGTGACTTTCCAAACTTCTTCTTGTAGAAA
Proteins encoded:
- the LOC4578375 gene encoding larval cuticle protein A2B translates to MYSKIIVVLALVAAVSAQSHYGHQQHYQPQHYHHEEEHHGPVHYEYNYDVHDDHTGDVHGQKEARKDDSTQGEYYLIDADGHKRTVTYHVEGKSGFIAEVHREPIKGYQAPQPQHHQYQPHHGASVHQNNHY